Proteins encoded by one window of Lathyrus oleraceus cultivar Zhongwan6 chromosome 1, CAAS_Psat_ZW6_1.0, whole genome shotgun sequence:
- the LOC127093269 gene encoding uncharacterized protein LOC127093269 — MVNMGMRLEEGVRGGRLSKEKVSTSKKYGGSFSKKKEGETNVVSVGRQKTPYVRKSARPQQQHHQPDLHRAFHHGAPDHDIENCYPLKHRVQKLIKNGMVSFEDSAPNVKANSFPAHGNASVNMVDGCPGNFRVFDVRHIRQSLVEIHRTLCLISDCEHNHDGYVIYGVNPRGCVIAKTDIQNLIDEVIQYDSNKIDNRSVLLLVIRLEGPILYSFDKVVPYKYNATMIENGQEVPLPAANSVVSIVDVVKVTRSGRVFDPVPTKVVEDVVVSKKVDVPSVDLVNAPTCQYGESSGLKVKDNGNDEVLRLIKKSGFNIVEQLLQMPSNIFVLSLLMNSEAHREALQKVLEQAYVEHYFTMDQFNHIVANITSCNNLSFCDEVLREEGKIHNLALHISMNCKEDALSNVLVDTGSSLNVLPKSTLARLSYQGAPMRYNVVVVKAFDDSHKTVIKEVDLPVKIGQSEFQITFQLFVVGGEKALLVSHLSSFTYVEAEEGVGTSFQALSIANEI; from the exons atggtgaacatggggatgcgattaGAAGAGGGTGTCCGAGGGGGCCGGTTATCTAAAGAAAAGGTGTCTACGAGCAAGAAATATGGCGGTAGTTTCTCcaagaagaaggaaggggaaaccaatgtAGTATCTGTAGGGAGGCAGAAGACGCCTTATGTGAGGAAGAGTGCCAGACCTCAGCAGCAGCATCATCAA CCTGATTTGCACCGTGCTTTTCATCATGGAGCCCCCGaccatgacattgaaaattgctatcctttgaagcATAGAGTCCAGAAATTGATCAAGaatggtatggtgtcctttgaggacagcGCACCTAATGTCAAAGCTAATTCGTTTCCCGCTCATGGCAATGCTTCTgtgaatatggtagatggttgtcctgggaATTTCAGGGTTTTCGATGTTCGTCACATTCGCCAGTCTTTGGTAGAGATCCATAGAACTCTATGTTtgatcagtgattgtgagcacaACCATGATGGTTATGTTATCTACGGTGTCAATCCTCGAGGATGTGTGATTGCCAAGACGGATATTCAGAACTTGATAGATGAAG TTATCCAGTATGACAGCAACAAGATTGACAATAGATCGGTATTATTGTTGGTAATACGATTAGAGGGCCCCATCCTGTACTCATTCGATAAAGTTGTACCTTATAAATACAATGCTACTATGATTGAGAAtgggcaagaggttcctcttcccgcTGCAAATTCAGTAGTAAGCATTGTAGATGTtgtgaaggtgacccgtagcggtcgtgtatttgATCCAGTACCCACGAAGGTTGTGGAGGACGTTGTGGTTAGTAAGAAGGTAGATGTTCCTTCAGTTGATCTGGTTAACGCTCCCACTTGTCAGTATGGTGAATCCAGTGGTTTGAAGGTTAAAGATAATGGTAATGATGAAGTTCTGCGGTTAATTAAGAAGAGTGGGTTCAACATtgtggagcagctactccaaaTGCCATCAAATATTTTTGTGTTATCTTTATTGATGAACTCCGAAGCGCATAGAGAAGCTTTGCAGAAAGTGTTGGAGCAAGCATATGTAGAGCATTATTTCACAATGGATCAGTTTAATCACATTGTTGCCAatatcacttcttgcaacaatttgagcttttgtgatgaagtGCTTCGTGAGGAAGGAAAAATTCATAACTTGGCACTccacatatccatgaattgcaaagaggatgctcTGTCCAATGTTTTGGTAGATACCGGTTCGTCATTGAATGTGCTACCCAAATCAACTTTGGCAAGATTGTCTTATCAAGGTGCACCTATGAGGTACAATGTTGTGGTGGTAAAAGCGTTCGACGATTCTCATAAAACTGTCATCAAagaggtggaccttccagtcaagattGGTCAGAGTGAatttcagattactttccaa CTCTTCGTagttggtggagagaaagcgctTTTGGTGAGCCACCTATCATCCTTTACCTATGTGGAAGCTGAAGAAGGAGTTGGAACGtcattccaagctttatctattgctaATGAGATTTAG